The Candidatus Neomarinimicrobiota bacterium genome contains the following window.
TTGGCAAGTCTGCAAAAACGAGCCGGTTAACGGATCCTGGCAGGGTTACAGTGCCAAAAAGATAATCAGCTGATGGGGCAAGTTGCCGATGATAAGCCAACCTTAAACTGTCCAGATAAATGATCGAGCTGTTGGAGCTACTGGTATAGTTCAATCCAAGAGAATTGTTGCCTTCCTGCAGCATCCCAACAGCAGTTCCATTGATCGTTATGTGCTTTTGTCCCCAGGATGTATTTTGAGTGACATTGAAAGATAGCCCATTCAGTGTTACCCTAACTGTATCACGGAAATTCCCGGAGTCGTAGTCTAACACCAAGCGAGCGTTGAACTTGATCTCGGCGCTCATATCTAAATAATCTTCATGAAAAGAGATAGTGAATTGGTCTGTACTACCAGTGAGCTTTTCACCAACCCAAGTTTGACCAGAATGCAGTTGATTGTGAAGCTCAGATTCATGATAAAGGCGTTTTTCATAATTTACTATGGTCTGGGTGGGGCTGAGGAGAGAAGCGGATTCAAGGGTCAGCTCATTTGTTGTGAATGAACCATTATCTGGAATACAAAGCCAGTAATAGCGTTGTCTACCATAGAGGTGGGTGAAATTGTTACCTTTAAAATCGCCGTTCAAAGCCTGAGCAAAAAATAGCAGGGCATCCTCACCTGAAAATACACCATCAGCCAACCCTTCACCACTTGTAGTGATACTTTTAAGGTTGTCAGGCGTTGGATCAAGGCTAAGCCTGAAGGGGAGCGATTTACCTTCAAAATAGGGTGCAAAAACCTGCCAGGTTCGGGGGTCTGAATTGGGAACAGCTCCAACGAAAGAGGCAACCTTGATCCGCTGGATACCCATGCTGTTGATCGGTATTTGATACCATCGTCCCTGCGGCAGAGCACTGGCTGTCCGACCCAGTTTAGCTTGAGGAGCTTGTGCCCAATTTTGAGCCATGCTCGTATTTACGTACGCTTGCAACAGCTCAGGACTCCTGACTTTCCCAGGGGGGACTCCCGCAGGAAAATCCAGGCGGAAGGTCATCTCAACCAGACGTTGTCCATTCAATGCATAGGGGAAGATCATGACCCGACCCGTCTTGTACATTTTGAAGTCTTCAGTTGTCGTAAGCTCCATCAATTGATCAGGGTGCATGGGCAAAAAGCCATGGGTTTCAGCAAGACCATCAGGCAGTATTTTAAGGTTTGAAAGTCGGTTGTCAGCTCGAAGTTGAGTATCCAGAACTTGAATGTTGGGTAGGTCACCCGTGGGTGGCAGGAGTATTGGTATTGAAAATCGTGGAATGATATTTTGAGATGATGAGTCATATCCTACGGAAGCATTTGACCAACGCGGTAAAAATAAGGATCTGTTGCCAAATTCATAGGATGTCAATAGTGGCTCAGAGATGTTTACTTTGATGGTGATGCTCGTATTGCTCTTTTCAAGAATAGTAATATCCATTCCCATCAAAGAGGTTGATAACAGTATGAGTATTAAATATTTATTCATGCATTCCTAAACGTGATAAACCGCTGAAAGTTCCGTTTCCATAACCCTAATGATAAATGAAAACTTCCTCTTATAAAGGGAAATGATCATTTACCTGTCTTACCGGAAGACTTAAATACCGCTGAATGAAGAAGTAATGCCATGTTCAGTTCCAAAATCTCCATGGGACGAAGAATTAGCGGTTACCATTATTTTACATCTGTGTCAATCCGTGCTAATCTGTGGTAACAAAAATGATGTCCCAATATGACGATACTGGAACTGCAATTGGTTTAAGATCAAAGTGTTTTCAGCAGGGAGGCACCAATATAGATCTCGACTCTGCGGTTTAATTCTCTGCCCGCCTGAGTGATATTATCACCAATAGGCTGAAATTCTCCAAAGCCCCCGATGGCGAAAATAGAAGGCGCCAATCCAGTCCGCTCCTGAAGTTGGATCATGATAGACTGAGCTCTGGCGGCGCTTAACTCCCAATTATCTCGATAGAGAGCATTCCGGGTTAGACGCATATTGTCCGTGTGTCCCTCGATCCGGATCTCTACCAGCCATTGCAAGCCGGATGATTCCAACTCTTTCAAAAAGCCGGCATGTTCAGTGTCTTTTAGATGAAATATTTGTAGATCCCTGATCGCTGCTGATACGGCATCCAGTTGGTAAGTATGACTTTGACGAGGTTGAGCGGAGGCCACTTCGAATAGGCGGGGATCTTTCAACGTGATCTGAACTCCTTTTGAATTCCTGGTCACAGATATTTCACTGATTTTGGCATCATCGATGACTTCCTGCACCTCAGAAGCAGTCTCATCCAGACGGTCGTTGACCCACTCATGGATCTTATTGATTTGTCCAGCCCGAACCGTGATCATCATAATGAAAAAGGTGATCAACAGGGTAATAGTATCTCCATAGGAGAGCACCCAGCTGGACCTGGCCTGACCGGCGATCCTGTGAAGATTGTCAGACATATCAGCCGTTATCCAGGTCGATCATTTGAATATCCAGGTAGATTTCAACCCGTCGGTTTTCATCATAATTCCGCAGAGCCACCAGCGGTTGAAACGGACCGTAGCCCGATACTGAGAAGTATGAATCCGGTAGGGGGGTACGGGTCATAAAAAACTGCATGACCTGGTGAGCTCGGGCGGTAGAAAGATCCCAATTATCTCGGAAGCGGGAAGAGCGCCCCAGAGGAACTGCATCTGAATGTCCTTCGATACGCACGTTGATATTAACAGTTTTACCGGAAGCTTTTAATTTGCGAAAGACATCTGCATGCCTGGTCGGGATCTTCTCCAATTCCAAACCACTCAGGATATCAGCTACTGTGCGCAGATAGAAAATAAAATTAATCACGATCTGATCATCACCGGATTGGAAAAAAGTTTGATCTCCGATTTCTGAAGGGATCAATAATTTGATACCCTTGGGACCGGCATGTTCAACATAGAGCCACTCAAGATTGCGGGTCGTCTTTTCCCGCACAACCTTACTATAAATGACATCCTTCATCTGATCGGCAAACTTATAGGTTGTGTTAGCATCCTCTTCGGCTTTGATAATTAGCAGGAGAAAGAAGGCCAGAAGTCCCGTCAGCAGATCACTATAGGTAACCTTCCAGGAAGTTGAGGCACGTTGTGCAACGAAAGAAGTTTTTAACATTTAACGTGGTCAATCGTTTTGTCTGGCAGCTTTACGAGTTTCCTTGTCTACAAAGGTCAATAGTTTTTCACGCATGATGAGTGGATGTTCTTTGGCATGAATACTGAGGATACCGGCTTTGATGATATTCAAACTATGCACTTCTTCGTCGGATCTGGCTTTTAGTTTTCCCGCAATGGGGATGAACAATAGATTGGCCAGGAGTACTCCATAAAAAGTGGTAACCAGGGCGATACCCATGCCTTGTAGGAGGGCAGACATTGAATCCTGGGCACCAGCTGCATAGCTATCTAATGATGTAGTAGCTGCCTGCTTGGTCATCATGAGGATCAGTCCCATAACCGTTCCCAGCAGTCCAAAAGCCGGGGCATAGGAACCCATGTTATAAAAGATTTCCTGACCATTGGAATGTCGGTCGATCATTGAATTCAATTCGTTGTCGAGAAAATTTTCCAGCTTTTTAGGATCTTTTTCAAGGATGGCATTTTCCAGACCCATCTGCAGGTAGTGATTATCGAGCCCATCCAGTAAATTTTCAAGTGAGGGAAGCCCTTTCTTGCGGGCTTGTTCAGAAAATCCGGCCAATTCAGCAATGATATCCATGGGATTGCGGGTGCCTTTATTAAAAAAAGCTTGCAGGGATATTTTGAGCATTCCAATTACGTTTTTAAAGGGGTAATTGACCAGAGTTGCCGCCAATGTCCCTCCCAGAACGATTGCCAGTCCACGGAGATTGAAAAATGTCTCTGGAGGTGTGAAGGTTCCTGGTTCTGACATGCCGAAGAAAACCAAACCCAATCCAAAAGCAAGCCCAATTACGGTTGCAATATCCATATTATCCCCTGTTAATCCTTCCTACTACTAAAGCTGTTCAATTTATTCGGGATAGAGTACTTTGATCAGCCTAACAGTATTCTCCAGCTCATTATGTTCACCTATCCAAAATAATTATGACAACCTAATTAATGAGCAGAAAATATGAAGTCTTATTTGCTATGCAGGTTCTATGGTATTCGTGAATCGTAGATACAAAAAATCCCACCAAAGGCAGGATTTAATTGCGGGACCGACCGGGATCGAACCGGCGACCTCCGGCTTGACAGGCCGGCGTTCTAACCAAGCTGAACTACGATCCCAAAATCTATAAAAACTATACTCAAATCATTGTTTCCCATTCAAATGTCTGGGAACTCTAGCCAAAGCTGCTTGTCACGGCGCAGCTCGGAGAGCAGAGACGGAAACTACGATTCCAAAATTTTCAATTGGCTCAGTCTTTTTTCTTGTACATGATAGCTACAGGGAAGATTACCAGATAGCCAATAAGTAACACAACTGGTGAAACAGATAACGATTGTGTGCTGTTTAGCTCACCTGTACCCATGAGCACATATCCAAGAACGATGACAAAAAGCCCTGCTACGAAAAGAATATAATTTGTGCGAGTGAAAGGCAACTCAGAGAGCCAATGTTTACTGTCTTTGTTTCCTTTGCTTCCCATAGCGCGGCGAATATAGATGGCGCATTATAGGTGCGCAAATAAAAATCATAACTTGTTGAAATATTTTACCAGCGTTGACATGCCAAAAGTGCTCTTCTATATTGACAGACTTTAGAAAGGAATTTGTGTTTGAAGAGTATTCTGCGATTGACCCTGATATTTTTGATCCTATTGACCCTGGTTGTGATCACCAGTCTTTATTATATCTTTGATTCCCGTCCCATATCAAGGGCGCAAGGCACCGTGGATTTGATCATACAGGATGGTGCAAGCTTGACTTCCATCGCTGATCAGCTTCATGAGATCGGTGTGATCAGGTCACCCTCTTCATTTAAAATTGCGGCCCGCCTGTTGGAAAAAACCAGAGCGATCTATCCAGGCGCCTATACGCTGAAGAAACAATCAACCAATACAGAGGCGATTGAAGCCTTGGCACACGCCCGGGCTGTCGAGATCACGGTCACCATTCCAGAAGGGCTGCGATCAGACGAGATTATTGGAATATTGAGCAGGAAACTAAAACTGGATTCTCTAAAACTGGATTCATTGTTGACTGACCCGGGACTGCTCCAGATCGCTGGATCAGGATTTCATCACCTGGAAGGGGCACTTTATCCTGAGACCTATCGGTTTCTGGAAAATAGTGATGAATCACTGGTCATGAAAAAACTAGTCACCCATTTTCGCGCTATTATTGAACCGGAGTTATTAGTGCAAGCCAAGGCTTATGGTTTTGATCTCTACAAATTGATCATATTTGCTTCCCTGGTGGAGAAAGAGACCGGTCGAGTTGATGA
Protein-coding sequences here:
- a CDS encoding MotA/TolQ/ExbB proton channel family protein, translating into MDIATVIGLAFGLGLVFFGMSEPGTFTPPETFFNLRGLAIVLGGTLAATLVNYPFKNVIGMLKISLQAFFNKGTRNPMDIIAELAGFSEQARKKGLPSLENLLDGLDNHYLQMGLENAILEKDPKKLENFLDNELNSMIDRHSNGQEIFYNMGSYAPAFGLLGTVMGLILMMTKQAATTSLDSYAAGAQDSMSALLQGMGIALVTTFYGVLLANLLFIPIAGKLKARSDEEVHSLNIIKAGILSIHAKEHPLIMREKLLTFVDKETRKAARQND
- a CDS encoding OmpA family protein, which translates into the protein MLKTSFVAQRASTSWKVTYSDLLTGLLAFFLLLIIKAEEDANTTYKFADQMKDVIYSKVVREKTTRNLEWLYVEHAGPKGIKLLIPSEIGDQTFFQSGDDQIVINFIFYLRTVADILSGLELEKIPTRHADVFRKLKASGKTVNINVRIEGHSDAVPLGRSSRFRDNWDLSTARAHQVMQFFMTRTPLPDSYFSVSGYGPFQPLVALRNYDENRRVEIYLDIQMIDLDNG
- the mltG gene encoding endolytic transglycosylase MltG; this translates as MKSILRLTLIFLILLTLVVITSLYYIFDSRPISRAQGTVDLIIQDGASLTSIADQLHEIGVIRSPSSFKIAARLLEKTRAIYPGAYTLKKQSTNTEAIEALAHARAVEITVTIPEGLRSDEIIGILSRKLKLDSLKLDSLLTDPGLLQIAGSGFHHLEGALYPETYRFLENSDESLVMKKLVTHFRAIIEPELLVQAKAYGFDLYKLIIFASLVEKETGRVDERTLVSSVYHNRLKQNMLLGCDPTLIYMLVRRGEWDGNIRRKHFSIRDPYNSYLYRGLPPGPIANPGLASILASLNPEDTQFLYFVGKNDGSGSHDFSKTLREHTNKVNRYQRRSRAK
- a CDS encoding OmpA family protein; translation: MSDNLHRIAGQARSSWVLSYGDTITLLITFFIMMITVRAGQINKIHEWVNDRLDETASEVQEVIDDAKISEISVTRNSKGVQITLKDPRLFEVASAQPRQSHTYQLDAVSAAIRDLQIFHLKDTEHAGFLKELESSGLQWLVEIRIEGHTDNMRLTRNALYRDNWELSAARAQSIMIQLQERTGLAPSIFAIGGFGEFQPIGDNITQAGRELNRRVEIYIGASLLKTL